One region of Glutamicibacter sp. B1 genomic DNA includes:
- a CDS encoding NAD(P)-dependent oxidoreductase, whose amino-acid sequence MNSENQAQQSDQQSVVGVIGLGAIGRPMARLLATTHAGVKVTSSRAKDDVLADLSSGLSSETAANKIHWADNAAQLAKDCEDILLMLPDLPQISQCLEGPEGILAGLEQRDPAATPLLLLIGSTCSAPGVRALADDLAARYGERIAIVDAPVSGGEDGAIQGTLSIMLGGSEALCARATQVLAPCGTPVRLGELGAGQVAKACNQLVVSSTIFALGEASVLAERSGLDLAAMWDLLGHGYASSRLLDSRKDRLVSGDDSPSGAIKYMRKDLAGANEIAAATNTDPVLLPLLRQAIDEVIEAGLGDRDISVTKRFIAER is encoded by the coding sequence ATGAATTCAGAAAACCAAGCCCAGCAATCAGACCAACAATCTGTCGTAGGCGTGATTGGTCTGGGAGCCATCGGACGACCGATGGCCCGCCTGCTGGCCACCACTCACGCTGGGGTTAAAGTGACGTCCAGTCGCGCGAAAGATGACGTTCTAGCGGACCTCAGCTCAGGCTTGTCTTCAGAAACGGCAGCCAACAAAATTCACTGGGCCGACAATGCAGCACAATTAGCCAAAGACTGCGAAGACATCCTGCTCATGCTGCCGGACCTTCCCCAAATCAGTCAGTGCCTGGAAGGTCCCGAGGGGATTCTGGCCGGACTTGAGCAACGAGACCCAGCTGCAACTCCCCTACTTCTTCTTATTGGTTCCACCTGCTCCGCACCGGGCGTTCGCGCTCTGGCCGATGATCTGGCTGCACGCTACGGCGAGCGCATCGCCATCGTTGATGCCCCTGTCTCTGGCGGTGAAGACGGCGCCATCCAAGGCACGCTGTCCATCATGCTTGGTGGCTCCGAAGCGCTCTGTGCCCGAGCGACCCAAGTCCTCGCACCCTGCGGAACCCCGGTACGACTTGGCGAACTCGGTGCCGGCCAGGTCGCCAAGGCCTGCAACCAGCTTGTCGTTAGCTCCACCATCTTTGCGTTAGGTGAAGCATCGGTACTTGCCGAACGCTCCGGTCTAGACCTGGCAGCCATGTGGGATCTGCTGGGCCACGGTTATGCCTCATCACGCCTCTTGGACAGCCGCAAAGATCGTCTGGTCAGCGGAGATGACTCGCCATCCGGTGCCATCAAGTACATGCGCAAGGATCTGGCTGGCGCCAATGAGATCGCTGCGGCGACCAACACCGATCCAGTGCTCCTACCGCTCTTGCGTCAAGCCATCGACGAGGTCATTGAGGCAGGACTCGGCGATCGAGACATCTCGGTGACCAAGCGGTTCATCGCTGAACGGTAA
- a CDS encoding D-2-hydroxyacid dehydrogenase, protein MTPTTQRLRVGIAVDLPAADLELMRELEPRLDFVYEPELYRPQRWQGDWEGDPTFTRTPEQAERYHQIITSSQALFGIPDVNPELLQKTVRENPDLRWVHTTAAGGGSQVKAAALTADELERVTFSTSAGVHGSTLAEFALFGVLAGAKNLRKLEADQANKYWPSERWRMRHLDEMTILVVGLGGIGTAVVERFNACGSTVWGTSRSGKPVAGVDRLIDPSQLAEVAGQVDAIVATLPGTKSTEGLLGADVFEAVQEGTILVNVGRGTVVDESALIPALEAGRIGFAALDVVAQEPLDPKSVLWEHPNVLISPHTAALSNQETTRIARLFAHNATCLLDGQGLRNKVDIVEFY, encoded by the coding sequence ATGACGCCAACTACACAACGTCTGCGCGTGGGAATCGCCGTAGATTTACCAGCAGCAGATCTTGAACTGATGCGAGAACTCGAACCACGTTTGGATTTCGTTTATGAACCCGAACTCTACCGCCCGCAGCGCTGGCAGGGTGACTGGGAAGGGGATCCAACCTTCACACGCACCCCAGAGCAGGCGGAGCGTTATCACCAGATCATCACCTCATCCCAGGCACTGTTCGGCATCCCAGATGTCAACCCCGAACTGTTGCAAAAGACTGTCCGCGAAAACCCGGATCTCCGCTGGGTACACACCACGGCCGCCGGCGGTGGCTCCCAGGTTAAGGCAGCCGCACTAACTGCTGACGAACTGGAACGAGTCACCTTTTCAACCAGCGCCGGAGTTCACGGCTCCACCTTGGCAGAATTTGCTCTCTTCGGTGTTTTGGCCGGAGCAAAGAACCTGCGCAAGCTCGAAGCCGACCAAGCGAACAAGTACTGGCCTTCAGAGCGTTGGCGTATGCGCCACCTCGATGAGATGACCATCCTGGTGGTTGGTCTCGGTGGTATTGGTACTGCCGTGGTCGAACGCTTCAATGCCTGCGGCTCCACCGTCTGGGGTACCTCGCGAAGCGGTAAGCCAGTGGCCGGTGTTGACCGCCTGATTGATCCATCGCAGCTTGCAGAAGTTGCCGGCCAGGTGGACGCGATTGTGGCAACCCTGCCAGGAACCAAGAGCACCGAAGGCCTACTGGGTGCCGATGTTTTCGAAGCCGTTCAAGAAGGAACGATCCTAGTGAACGTTGGCCGTGGAACTGTGGTGGATGAATCCGCACTGATTCCTGCGCTCGAAGCTGGTCGAATTGGCTTCGCTGCCTTGGATGTTGTCGCGCAGGAACCGCTGGATCCCAAGAGCGTTCTGTGGGAGCACCCCAATGTTTTGATCAGCCCGCACACTGCGGCCCTGAGCAATCAGGAGACGACGCGTATCGCCCGACTCTTCGCCCATAACGCAACTTGCCTGCTCGACGGGCAGGGCTTGCGCAATAAGGTGGATATCGTAGAGTTCTACTGA
- a CDS encoding IclR family transcriptional regulator, translating into MTSVNDVTGQSGERATRDPAPAVTRAIAILRLLAEADGRSLSLSELARTLGIAKSSCANLCQALEDGEMIRRTSDGFGLGRRNAELGGAFSVQFNQVREFFDQISSSPTLRGELVQIAMLDGSDSLYLARHEGRNPYRFGAPLGSRLSAAFSAAGNALLMNLDKDQVAEIMGEVLPMRSGVDGLELTLEDLHQRLEVARERGFAVDEGHSTSGVTGVAVPLAAWSPGDPPLALGTALPVDQADPIRVAATGTALREVAARLENPWRKRAARS; encoded by the coding sequence ATGACAAGCGTAAACGACGTTACAGGCCAGAGCGGGGAGCGGGCTACCCGCGACCCTGCCCCGGCCGTTACCAGAGCCATTGCTATTCTGCGGTTGCTCGCCGAGGCTGATGGGCGTTCACTCTCGCTCAGTGAACTCGCGCGCACCCTAGGGATTGCCAAGTCCTCGTGCGCCAACCTTTGCCAGGCGCTGGAAGACGGTGAGATGATCCGTCGCACCAGCGATGGCTTTGGTCTGGGGCGTCGTAACGCAGAGCTAGGCGGAGCTTTTTCGGTTCAGTTCAATCAGGTGCGCGAATTCTTTGACCAGATCTCCTCATCGCCTACGCTGCGTGGGGAATTGGTGCAGATTGCCATGCTTGATGGTTCTGACTCGCTGTATCTTGCCCGGCATGAGGGTCGTAACCCCTATCGCTTTGGGGCACCTTTAGGCTCACGTTTGTCGGCCGCATTCAGTGCTGCCGGTAATGCTTTGCTGATGAACCTCGATAAAGACCAAGTCGCTGAGATCATGGGCGAGGTGCTGCCCATGCGCAGTGGTGTTGATGGTCTAGAGCTGACTCTGGAAGATCTCCATCAGCGTCTTGAAGTCGCCCGCGAGCGGGGTTTTGCCGTTGATGAAGGGCATTCCACTAGCGGGGTGACCGGGGTTGCTGTGCCATTGGCGGCATGGTCCCCGGGTGACCCACCATTGGCCTTGGGAACGGCTCTTCCTGTTGACCAGGCAGATCCGATCCGAGTGGCGGCCACCGGTACCGCCTTGCGCGAGGTTGCCGCACGCTTGGAAAATCCGTGGAGGAAGCGCGCTGCGCGCAGTTAA
- a CDS encoding MFS transporter — translation MNTTPARAAGSGGTALDENYAKNLQRATLASSIGSALEYFDFALYGLATALIFNVLFFPQGDPAMATVAAFATFGVGFVARPFGGLFFGMLGDRLGRKIVLVITIVLMGGASTLIGVLPTYEMAGIWAPILLVLLRLLQGFGAGAEQAGATVLMAEYAPTARRGFFSALPFIGIQAGTLLAAVVFSLLTMLPEEALMTWGWRVPFLASFLLIILAVLIRSKLEETPTFVEMEKREQVSEHPLRELFRNGFPGVLVGIGLRMAENGGSYMFQGLALSFFVTVVGPEADKGLLTWGVTIGSLIGVFSVPFAGALSDRFGRRAVYRAGALFMLVYSLPAWWMLTLGNHALAIAVIAIGIGFAVATMLGPQCAMLPELFGSRHRYLGVAMAREISAVLAGGLAGVLGAYLIAITDANWLVLGLYMTVLAAITVVSTFLVPETLRRDLTRTDDAVKISSVEAGDDVWLNGSQGTGASAVSARTSFTVDRTPVSADER, via the coding sequence ATGAATACAACACCAGCACGCGCCGCCGGCTCCGGCGGAACAGCGCTTGACGAGAACTACGCCAAGAATCTGCAGCGGGCCACTCTGGCATCCAGCATTGGTAGTGCACTCGAATATTTCGATTTCGCTTTGTATGGCTTGGCCACAGCCCTGATTTTCAACGTGTTGTTCTTCCCGCAAGGTGATCCAGCCATGGCCACCGTCGCGGCGTTCGCAACCTTCGGTGTTGGCTTCGTGGCCAGGCCCTTTGGTGGTTTGTTCTTCGGTATGCTTGGTGACCGTCTGGGGCGCAAGATCGTTTTGGTCATCACCATCGTGCTCATGGGCGGTGCTTCAACGCTGATCGGTGTCCTGCCAACCTACGAGATGGCTGGCATTTGGGCACCAATATTGTTGGTTCTCTTGCGACTGCTTCAGGGCTTCGGCGCAGGTGCCGAGCAGGCTGGTGCAACGGTTCTGATGGCGGAATACGCTCCAACTGCCCGCCGCGGATTCTTCTCCGCACTGCCATTCATTGGTATTCAGGCCGGTACCCTGTTGGCTGCAGTCGTTTTCTCGCTGCTGACCATGTTGCCTGAAGAGGCTTTGATGACCTGGGGCTGGCGTGTTCCATTCCTGGCATCGTTCTTGCTGATCATTCTTGCGGTTCTTATTCGTTCAAAGCTGGAAGAGACCCCAACCTTTGTTGAGATGGAAAAGCGCGAGCAGGTTTCAGAGCACCCACTGCGTGAACTCTTCCGCAACGGATTCCCAGGCGTCCTGGTTGGTATCGGTCTGCGCATGGCAGAAAACGGTGGCTCCTACATGTTCCAGGGCTTGGCTTTGAGCTTCTTCGTCACCGTTGTTGGTCCAGAAGCCGATAAGGGTCTGCTGACCTGGGGCGTGACCATTGGTTCGCTGATCGGTGTGTTCTCGGTGCCGTTCGCCGGTGCGCTCTCCGACCGCTTTGGCCGTCGGGCCGTCTACCGTGCTGGTGCTCTGTTCATGCTGGTCTACTCGCTGCCAGCCTGGTGGATGCTGACTCTGGGCAACCACGCACTAGCTATTGCAGTCATCGCTATTGGTATCGGCTTCGCCGTAGCCACCATGCTTGGCCCACAGTGCGCGATGCTTCCAGAACTCTTCGGTAGCCGTCACCGTTACCTGGGCGTGGCTATGGCTCGCGAAATCTCGGCTGTGTTGGCCGGTGGCTTGGCAGGTGTCCTAGGTGCTTACCTGATCGCCATCACCGATGCTAACTGGCTAGTACTCGGCCTATACATGACGGTTCTGGCAGCCATCACCGTGGTTTCGACCTTCCTGGTTCCAGAAACCCTGCGCCGAGACCTAACCCGCACCGATGATGCAGTGAAGATTTCCTCGGTGGAAGCCGGCGATGATGTCTGGCTCAACGGCAGCCAGGGCACCGGAGCATCGGCAGTCTCCGCTCGTACCTCCTTCACCGTAGACCGCACCCCGGTCTCGGCAGATGAGCGCTAG
- a CDS encoding D-alanyl-D-alanine carboxypeptidase family protein, with the protein MKQTRAFKAPLAAAVSAALMATLLPLAPATAATEVTARTEVNAQAVTVDSAVQVATKKIQRDPSKTDVFVNKSYPLSPKKYAPKTVAVKGTNVRLQSSAASAYSKMVKAAAKDGVKIRAVSGYRSYARQAELYNYYSRIYGQSYASRISAVPGTSEHQTGLAIDVGNNNSQCGLQACFANTPVGKWVAKNGYKYGFILRYPKGQESVTGYSYEPWHFRYLGTSLAKSYKNSGAKTLEAYYGVAKSKSNNNSDKSAKGTAKTTANLNMRSGAGTNNRIVLTIPRSKTVQLTGSKKSGWYEVRYSSKTGWVSGTYLSNISIPSTPKKKESSKDSKSKSTNSKSAKTTANLNMRTGAGTGNRVVLTIPRGKQVTITGSKKSGWYPVKYSGKSGWVSGQYLSNFSDSAPKSNTEKKKSSPKAATKTTVANLNMRSGAGTSNRVVLTIPKGKKVTLTGTEKSGWYKVKYSSKTGWVSGKYLR; encoded by the coding sequence ATGAAACAGACGCGAGCCTTCAAAGCGCCACTGGCTGCTGCGGTATCTGCAGCCCTGATGGCAACGCTCTTGCCTCTAGCCCCTGCAACCGCCGCCACCGAAGTAACGGCGAGAACTGAAGTAAACGCGCAGGCTGTCACCGTTGATTCTGCAGTGCAGGTTGCTACCAAGAAGATTCAGCGAGATCCGAGCAAGACTGATGTCTTCGTCAACAAGAGCTACCCACTGAGCCCCAAGAAGTACGCGCCAAAAACTGTGGCAGTTAAAGGCACCAACGTGCGATTGCAATCCTCAGCTGCCAGCGCTTACTCAAAGATGGTCAAGGCTGCAGCCAAAGATGGCGTCAAAATTCGGGCGGTCAGTGGGTATCGTTCCTACGCTCGCCAAGCTGAGCTCTACAACTACTATTCACGAATCTACGGGCAAAGCTACGCTTCAAGAATTTCTGCCGTTCCGGGAACCAGCGAACACCAGACTGGTTTGGCCATCGACGTTGGCAACAACAATAGCCAGTGTGGGTTGCAGGCCTGCTTCGCGAACACTCCGGTGGGCAAATGGGTTGCTAAGAACGGCTACAAGTATGGCTTCATTCTTCGCTACCCCAAGGGTCAAGAATCCGTCACCGGATACTCCTATGAGCCGTGGCACTTCCGCTACCTAGGCACCTCGCTGGCCAAGAGCTACAAGAACTCGGGCGCGAAAACCCTTGAGGCCTACTACGGGGTGGCCAAGAGCAAGTCCAACAACAACAGCGACAAGAGCGCCAAGGGCACCGCAAAGACCACCGCAAATCTGAACATGCGCTCAGGTGCCGGAACAAACAATCGGATTGTCCTGACCATCCCTCGTAGCAAGACTGTACAACTGACCGGTTCCAAAAAGTCCGGCTGGTATGAAGTGCGTTATAGCTCGAAGACCGGCTGGGTTTCTGGAACCTACCTAAGCAACATTTCGATACCTTCGACTCCTAAGAAGAAGGAATCGTCGAAGGACAGCAAGTCCAAGAGCACGAACTCCAAGTCCGCAAAGACCACCGCGAATCTCAATATGCGCACTGGTGCCGGCACCGGCAACCGCGTCGTGTTGACCATTCCGCGTGGCAAGCAGGTGACCATCACTGGTTCCAAGAAATCCGGCTGGTACCCCGTGAAGTACTCGGGAAAGTCGGGCTGGGTCTCGGGACAGTATCTGAGCAACTTCTCGGATTCGGCACCTAAGTCCAATACCGAGAAGAAGAAGTCTAGCCCCAAAGCGGCCACCAAGACGACTGTCGCAAACTTGAACATGCGCAGTGGCGCAGGCACTTCGAATCGTGTTGTGTTGACCATCCCGAAGGGTAAGAAGGTAACACTGACCGGTACCGAAAAATCGGGTTGGTACAAGGTCAAGTACTCATCTAAGACTGGCTGGGTTTCGGGTAAGTACCTGCGCTAA
- a CDS encoding GNAT family N-acetyltransferase, with protein sequence MHIRPEVFDDRAAVYAVTHAAFAGIDPMVEPEEVGLLQNLFECEDYDSRFSLVALDDSVVIGHVIATWGRINGEPMLGLGPLAVAPEYQHRGVGSILMQSIHDRAEAESLSAIVLLGAPSYYRRFGYEPAGARGITPSDASWGEHFMVRVFDEAKLPRGAYQYAKPFGV encoded by the coding sequence ATGCATATCCGTCCCGAAGTCTTTGATGACCGTGCAGCGGTGTATGCAGTAACGCATGCTGCCTTTGCTGGAATTGACCCCATGGTTGAGCCTGAGGAAGTCGGGTTACTCCAGAACCTCTTCGAATGCGAAGACTACGACTCGCGCTTCTCCTTAGTAGCTCTCGATGACTCCGTTGTTATCGGCCACGTCATAGCTACGTGGGGCCGAATCAACGGCGAACCCATGCTGGGACTTGGGCCACTAGCTGTTGCCCCGGAGTATCAGCATCGTGGCGTGGGATCGATTCTGATGCAAAGTATTCATGACCGAGCTGAAGCCGAATCGTTAAGCGCCATCGTTTTACTCGGGGCTCCTAGCTACTACCGCCGGTTTGGTTATGAACCTGCTGGGGCCCGTGGCATTACCCCGAGTGATGCCAGTTGGGGTGAACACTTTATGGTGCGAGTCTTCGACGAAGCAAAACTTCCCCGTGGGGCTTATCAATACGCAAAGCCATTCGGCGTTTGA
- a CDS encoding SRPBCC domain-containing protein — translation MSSPQEQEKLSFNVSGIISKSVTQDYDAVADPVQLSSYFTTGGAQGRLETGNTVTWDFHDFPGAFPVQVIETEYPRKIVVQWGADKGTAEGNLTTVTFEFTSMDDGTRTKVVITEAGWEASPEGIKAAFGNCEGWTGMLAAMKAWLEYGINLRDGFYK, via the coding sequence ATGTCCTCACCTCAAGAGCAAGAGAAACTCTCCTTCAATGTCTCCGGCATCATTTCCAAATCGGTAACCCAGGATTATGACGCCGTGGCAGACCCCGTGCAATTATCCAGCTATTTCACGACCGGCGGAGCCCAAGGAAGATTAGAAACCGGTAACACCGTCACCTGGGACTTCCACGATTTTCCCGGTGCCTTCCCAGTCCAAGTGATTGAAACTGAGTACCCACGCAAGATTGTCGTGCAGTGGGGCGCCGATAAAGGAACAGCCGAAGGCAACCTGACGACGGTGACCTTCGAATTCACCTCGATGGACGATGGAACCCGCACCAAGGTGGTCATTACCGAGGCCGGTTGGGAAGCCAGCCCTGAAGGAATTAAAGCGGCCTTCGGTAATTGTGAAGGATGGACCGGGATGCTCGCGGCTATGAAGGCATGGCTGGAATACGGGATCAATCTCCGCGACGGTTTTTATAAGTAG
- a CDS encoding dihydrofolate reductase family protein: MGDVVCDVTVSLDGFCAGVNQSMQNPLGEGGESLHRWQFEQTDQNAEEIAAITQASAFIMGRNMFGPPAGDINVDWDGWWGDNPPYHAPVFVLTHHHQPTLCLEGGTSFQFITRGIHEALEEAREAAGEQHVAIAGGAQTITQFLQAGLIDELRLHIAPIQLGHGEAITTEDIGLHMDRVSRRETPLVTHVTYQRRR; encoded by the coding sequence ATGGGGGACGTTGTTTGTGATGTCACGGTGTCATTAGACGGTTTCTGTGCTGGAGTGAACCAAAGCATGCAGAACCCCTTAGGTGAGGGTGGCGAGTCATTACACCGTTGGCAGTTTGAACAAACTGATCAGAATGCTGAAGAGATCGCTGCCATCACCCAGGCTTCGGCATTCATCATGGGGCGCAATATGTTCGGACCACCAGCCGGCGACATCAACGTTGACTGGGATGGCTGGTGGGGAGATAACCCGCCATATCATGCTCCAGTTTTTGTGCTCACCCACCATCACCAACCAACCTTGTGTTTAGAAGGTGGAACAAGTTTTCAATTCATCACCCGAGGAATCCACGAAGCCCTCGAAGAAGCTCGGGAAGCTGCCGGTGAGCAACACGTAGCCATCGCCGGCGGAGCACAGACCATCACGCAATTCCTTCAAGCGGGACTCATTGATGAATTACGACTCCACATCGCACCCATTCAATTGGGGCACGGCGAAGCCATTACTACCGAAGATATCGGCCTTCACATGGATCGAGTATCCCGACGTGAGACACCCCTAGTTACTCACGTGACATATCAGCGCCGGCGATAG
- a CDS encoding MarR family winged helix-turn-helix transcriptional regulator — protein MTGTNKAVASLKVTTDAWESLFRAQVAVMRQIAAMPEFGKLSMREYDVLFNLRTCPGGKSRMVDLNKQLLISQPSLSRMVVRLEEQGLVVREPDPADQRATQLSLTDKGLKMQQEIGREHVKHLHELLGSALSEEEFNQLNRLSTKLREAVQ, from the coding sequence GTGACCGGGACCAATAAAGCAGTAGCCTCATTGAAGGTCACCACCGACGCCTGGGAATCCTTGTTCCGGGCGCAGGTGGCGGTGATGCGTCAGATTGCAGCAATGCCGGAGTTCGGCAAGCTGTCGATGCGTGAATATGACGTGCTGTTCAACTTGCGGACCTGCCCGGGCGGAAAAAGCCGCATGGTTGATTTGAATAAGCAGTTACTGATCTCCCAGCCAAGCCTCAGCCGCATGGTGGTACGACTAGAAGAGCAAGGACTAGTCGTACGTGAGCCAGACCCAGCGGATCAGCGTGCCACGCAGCTCTCGTTGACCGACAAGGGACTGAAGATGCAGCAAGAAATCGGTCGCGAGCATGTCAAGCACCTGCATGAGCTTTTGGGATCGGCGCTGAGCGAAGAAGAATTTAATCAACTCAACCGCCTGAGCACCAAACTGCGCGAAGCGGTGCAATGA
- a CDS encoding LLM class flavin-dependent oxidoreductase: MQFGVFSVSDITQDPTTGHIPTEKERIDAEVAIAKKVEEIGMDVFAIGEHHNKPFFSSSPSTILAYIAAQTERIILSTTTTLITTNDPVKIAEDFAMLQHLSDGRTDIVLGRGNTGPVYPWFGKNIQDSVNLTVENYNLLRRLWDEEIVNWEGKFRTPLQNFTSTPRPLDDVAPFVWHGSIRTPQVAEIAAYYGDGFFANNIFWPKEHYQQLINLYRERYEHYGHGKAHQAVVGLGGQFYMAKDSQQAVKEFRPYFDNAPVYGHGPSLEDFTAQTPLTVGSPQQVLEKTLTFQEYFGDYQRQLFLVDHAGLPLKTVLNQLDMFGEYVLPELRKEMESRAPADLTPAPTHEGLVAAHRAKLEADVANTKEPVVSDRDQ; encoded by the coding sequence ATGCAGTTCGGAGTATTTTCAGTCAGCGACATCACCCAGGATCCCACCACCGGTCACATCCCTACCGAAAAAGAACGCATTGACGCCGAGGTAGCCATCGCCAAAAAGGTCGAAGAGATCGGCATGGATGTCTTCGCCATCGGCGAGCACCACAACAAGCCGTTCTTCTCCTCCTCCCCCAGCACCATCCTGGCGTACATCGCCGCCCAGACCGAACGCATCATCCTGTCCACCACCACCACGCTGATCACCACCAACGACCCGGTGAAGATCGCCGAAGACTTCGCGATGCTCCAGCACCTGTCCGATGGACGCACCGATATTGTCCTGGGCCGCGGCAACACCGGCCCGGTCTACCCATGGTTCGGAAAGAACATTCAGGACTCGGTGAACCTGACCGTAGAGAACTACAACCTGCTGCGCCGACTCTGGGATGAAGAGATAGTGAACTGGGAAGGCAAATTCCGCACTCCCCTGCAGAACTTCACCTCGACGCCTCGACCACTCGATGATGTGGCACCCTTCGTCTGGCACGGCTCGATCCGTACCCCACAGGTCGCTGAGATCGCTGCCTACTACGGTGATGGCTTCTTCGCCAACAACATCTTCTGGCCTAAGGAGCACTATCAGCAGCTGATCAACCTCTACCGTGAGCGCTACGAACACTACGGTCACGGCAAAGCCCACCAGGCGGTCGTTGGTCTCGGTGGCCAGTTCTACATGGCCAAGGATTCCCAACAGGCCGTCAAGGAATTCCGCCCCTACTTTGATAACGCCCCGGTCTACGGCCATGGCCCATCACTGGAAGACTTCACCGCGCAGACCCCCTTGACCGTGGGCTCGCCACAGCAGGTACTGGAGAAGACCCTGACCTTCCAGGAATACTTCGGCGACTACCAGCGCCAACTATTCCTCGTGGACCACGCTGGTCTTCCACTGAAGACCGTACTGAACCAGCTGGATATGTTTGGCGAATACGTACTGCCTGAACTGCGCAAGGAAATGGAATCGCGGGCACCAGCAGATCTGACCCCAGCCCCAACCCATGAAGGGCTGGTAGCTGCTCATCGGGCTAAACTGGAAGCTGACGTAGCAAACACCAAGGAGCCAGTAGTCAGTGACCGGGACCAATAA
- a CDS encoding response regulator transcription factor, whose translation MSSGLPIGLLLVDDDPLIRAGLGTILASDPGLKILGEAENGLRAIELASRLQPEVIMMDIRMPQLDGLGAMERILAESATAKVLILTTFGEEEYIDRAMSVGAAGFMLKSSDPEELIRGVYSVADGAAALSPRIAKRLVDKFRSVDHDRRARAMGLIEQLTPREHDVLALVGAGNSNSEIADVLVLTPATVKGHMTSILIKLKVRNRVEAALIAYQGGLVD comes from the coding sequence ATGAGCTCAGGACTACCGATAGGCCTCCTACTGGTTGATGATGACCCGTTAATCCGGGCAGGGCTTGGCACTATCTTGGCTAGTGATCCTGGATTAAAAATCTTGGGTGAAGCGGAGAATGGACTGAGGGCTATCGAGTTGGCATCGCGCCTGCAACCTGAGGTGATCATGATGGATATTCGCATGCCGCAGCTTGATGGGCTCGGGGCGATGGAGCGGATTCTCGCCGAGTCTGCGACGGCCAAGGTGCTCATCCTGACCACTTTTGGCGAGGAAGAGTATATTGATCGCGCCATGTCCGTTGGGGCTGCGGGTTTTATGCTCAAAAGTTCTGACCCTGAAGAGTTGATTCGAGGAGTCTACTCTGTGGCCGATGGAGCAGCAGCGCTGTCGCCGCGTATTGCCAAGCGTCTGGTGGACAAGTTTCGCAGTGTGGATCATGATCGGCGCGCGAGGGCCATGGGCTTGATCGAGCAGCTGACGCCCCGGGAGCATGATGTTTTGGCGCTTGTGGGAGCGGGGAATTCTAATTCGGAAATCGCCGATGTACTGGTGCTCACGCCCGCCACTGTGAAGGGCCATATGACTTCGATTTTGATCAAGCTCAAGGTACGCAATCGTGTTGAAGCGGCGTTGATTGCTTACCAAGGCGGACTGGTCGACTAG